TTTTCTTGTAAAAACACCAATAGGCGATAGCTATTACTCAgtattatacattttagtttgagatacagcaccgaaacaggcctttcagcccaccaagtctgcactgaccaacaatccctgcacacttacactatcctacactggggacaattaatcATTTAATcgtagccaattagcccacaaacctgtacgcctttggagtctgggaccggagatctctgagaaaacccacgcaggtcactaggagaacatgcaaacttcctacagacagacgcccgtagtcaggatcgacatcTTGTAAACACCATAATCTTGACAAACAATATAATTTGTGCCAAACGCTTTCCCCACCATGCTGTCTACCTATGATGACACATTCTTGGAGAGATATACCTGCACATTTGCATGCCCCCCCCTTCCCAGACTCCATTCTACAACAGTCCCCATGCCCcttccatttactgtgcaagtcttgCCCTGATTTGTCTTGCCAAAATGCAAAATATtgtatttatctgaattaaacaccGTTGCTGCCCATAGGACTAgttcaagatcctgttgtaacaGTAGATAACCTTTTTTATTCTCTACTATTTCTGTGTAATAAAGATTTTATGCTGATTATGATTTTCTGTCTTgcaaatggcaggatggtcagTATGGATATTGAACAAGTAATCACCCTTGGCTTGGCGCTCTTCCTCGCCATCAAATACATCTTCTTTGAACAGACTGAGACGGAATCTACTCTCTCACTGAAGAATCCTATGTCGTCATCTTTGGTGCACACAAAGAATATTGATTGTTGCAGGAATAATATTGGAACTGCCAGATTACAATCAAATGGTCCAGTTGGTGATGAATTCACCAGTAAAGAAAATACAGGTAAAAAGTTATAGACATGTACTTTAATAGAATTTCAGCAATATCTTGAGTTTTACAGCTTTGTAATTTCGAATTTGAAGCATGAAATCGCTATTGTGAAATTTAAGGTCTTGTTCCCTGGATTGTTAATCTACGTATTTCAGATATGTTATTTTGATTATATTTCAATAATTTGGGGAAATCATCTACTTGGAATGCTTACCACCTACATTCTCTAAAGTTTGATCCTAACTTAAATGCTGAGAAGTCTTCTGAATTACACTTATGTTTTTGGTTATCAAGTATTACAAATATTGTTCTTGTAGATGCATTCCTGCTAATGCCGTTTGAATGCCTGATATTGTCTTATTGTAATCTTGCTATTACTTAAAATTAATTAGACTGTTTTTCATGCAGATGAAGTCATTAAGCCGATTGAGTCTTCCTTccctcattcaatcaatcatataTCAAAACCAAATTTTATGTTGGGAGACTTCACTCCTCCTAGCTCTTCATCTTCAGGAACACCAGAAGAGCTAGATACTGAGCTTTTGTTAGACCCAAGACCAATTGAAGAATGTTTGTCCATACTTAAAAATACTGAGGTAAGAGTTTTTGACTTTGGTTTCTACCTGAGTTTCAATGTGTGTTTACTTAGTTGTGACTTTTGTTGTCCATTGGACAAATTGACTATTATCTGGTAGTTCCAATATTATTCTTGAACAGCTGGGCTGCCGGAATGGCTACTGGAATTTATGACTATTAAAGCAGATGGCCATGTGGTGCtgctgtagaattgctgcctcgcaCCACCAGAGACTCTGATTCGATCCCgacaactggtgctgtctgtaggaagtttgtacattctccctgcaccCGTGCAGGtgatcccacatcctaaagaagtgcaggtttgtaggttgattgacatctgtaaattgtcctagtgtacagggtagaactagtgtaaggctgatcgatggttggcgtggactcattgTGCcacatctccaaaccaaactaaagatgAGGATGCTATTGGAATTGACCCATTGAATTAACCTTTAGTGAGAATTATAAAATTACTCtagaacagtggttcccaacatattttagttcatggcccccttgggctctttaatttttctgtgcccccccccccgacattattagtggggggggggggaagtggcccccttcattgaacctgtggcccactAAACCCCCAAatatttctgtgcccccccccctgaaatttgccatggccccaggttgggaatcactgctctagAGTATATTCTGGAGTTAACATCAAGTTGTTAATGGTAGTCTTTGTCTTTTTCTCCATCTGTGGGATGATTTGTTGTAATTATAGCAGTGCTTAAAATTGAACAATGTAGGATCATGTGAAATGGGGTTTGATGTTTTCTGATTTATGACAGAAAGGACCAAAATCCCTTACTGATGCTGAGATAATTCTCCTGGTGAATGCCAAATATATTCCAGCATATAAACTGGAGAACATGATGGAAACTCCAGAGCGAGGTGTATTCATCCGTCGCCAACTGCTTGCTCCAAAGCTCCCGGAGCCCACTGCACTGCACCTCCTTCCCTTCAGGGGCTATGATTATTCGTTGGTAAGTCAGGCCTGTCAGCGTTAACAGTTTGTAATCAGAATGAATGAAACTAGTTCAATGGGGTGGAATCTATGATGATAGTCGATGTTTGGAGTCTTAATCCTATTTTTCATGTGTGTGTGAATCTTTGAACTTTCAGGTCATAGGAAGTTGCTGTGAGAATGTCATAGGCTATGTGCCTGTTCCTGTTGGAGTTGCAGGACCACTTTGTTTGAATGGGAAAGAGTTCCAAGTGCCCATGGCAACCACTGAAGGCTGTCTGGTGGCAAGCACTAACCGAGGTTGCAGAGCAATTAGTGTAAGTATGAACTGTAAATTGCCAGCTTTATTGCACAAGTGATGGGTGGTTGAGTACTTCCATGCATCAATatacctcaatagacaataggtgcaggagtaggccatttggcccttcgagccagcaacgccattcaatatgatcatggctaatcatccccaatcagtaccccgttcctgccttctccccatatcccctgactccgctatttttaagagccctatctagctctctcttgaaagcatccggagaacctgcctccactgccctctgaggcagagaattccacagaacatGTGACGTTTGAAGTGTCAGGAAAGGAATTGAATGTtagaagtgataggaacagaattaggccattctgcccatcaactctactccgcttattcaatcatggctgatctatttttcgctcttgaccccattctcctgctttcttcccgtaaccccttactaatcaagaatctcaatcaccgccttaaaatatccgttgacatggcctccaaagccgtcggtggcaaagaattccacagatttccatTTTAAAAGAATCCCTTTCGATTTTAGCTTGGCGGCGGAGCACGGAGTTGTGTGCTGGCAGATGGAATGACAAGAGGACCAGTTGTGAGACTTCCAACTGCCTGCGAAGCTGCGGAGGTGAAAGCGTGGTTGGAGAGCTCTGATGGCTTCCAAATTATGAAGGAGATGTTTGATAGTACGAGCAGGTAAAATATTGTATATCTAAGTTTGAATTTGTATCTTTAAAAAATGACTAGCTTTGCTGATGCTCTTTGGTCCCCATGAAATAATAACGAGTTGCTGTACTCGTCCCACAGAATACACTTGATTGATAGCACCCGCTCCTCTGAGTCAAGTTCTCCTGCAGGTTCCGCTCCAGCAATGAAGTGGTGGTGAAATGTTGGTGTGTTTTTGGATAACAcctttaaactgaggcccctttCAAAACATAAGATCATAACAGCTGGAAACgagcctttggcccaccttgtccctaCCAATTAAGTGGACATACTGGtttggtcccatttgcctatattcggcccatatccctccaaaccttcctatccatgtatctgtcttgtaaaagtcataattgttacTGCTATAGcttactctggcagctccttccagacACTGACTAATCCCCTGAGTAGAAAATATTTACCTGAGGTCCCTATTAAAACCCTCCCCTCAAACCTTGACCCTCTACTCTCTAGGTGTACAATTCTCTACACTGAGGAAAGGACTGTGAAAACAAACTTTAACATGCTGTAACTTTATCCATTCCATTTGGTATTTCATTCTGGTATCTCATTCCATCATTTCAAATGTGAAAAAGTGTTGTTTTTGGTATCTTGTCTGGTGTGTACACTTTAAATAATAACACTTAAGCTTAATACTCGTTGGTATGATATTGCTGTTTCCAAGGATCTGTTGTAGACAAATGTGCTGCTGCATTTTAACATGATTGTAATTGAGAAGTAAGTTGGGGACATCCTGGGTCAGAAAATCTgacggtctgaaggagggtctcgacctgaaatgtcacccattcattctctccagagacgctgcctgtcctgctattactccaacattttgtgtctatttttggtttaaagcagcatctgcaattccttccttcatgCTGGGTCAGACAATGCACTATACTAATACAAGAATGTTTTACCTTCCAAATATCCCCATCCAGCTGAGTGGTCTCTGCTTTTTAGCAGAAATCTACTTGTGTAATGATTGGATAAATATTAAAGTTAACAATATAAATAAGATGAaggtgcaagaaactgcagatgctggaattttctgagcaaaacaaactgctagagatCAGGCACGGTGGGTGGcaggatggcgcagcggtagagctaatgccttgcagcaccagagacccgggttcaatcctgactatgggtgcttgtttgctgagatctttggtttcctcccacactccaaagacgtaggggtttgtaggttaattggcttggaataaatgtaaaattgtccctaatgcatgtaggatagtgttaatgtgcggagatcgctggtgggtgcggactcggtgggccaaagggcctgtttccatgctttatccaaactaaatctgtggagaaaatggatagttgatgttttggggtgAGATCCATTTTTACACTggctgttgggggaggggggtgggggaggagagaaggaagatgactggaaaagaggtgggggcaggaaatTGTCTGGCATGTCATGGGAGGAAACGGGTGAAGGGGGTTTGATCGACAGATGGGTGGAGTGAGTGACAAAGGCTGGTGttcaaaaggatgtcagataagatGTTAATAAGATACTGTAGCTGAAGCAGCTAATTGAAATTTATAATTTCCTGTACATCTACGTGTTCTGTATTTTAAAATTGCTATTTTGTTATTGCTTACTCTTTTATTTACCTGCTCACTCTTATTATTGTGTTATACAGGTTTGCCAGGCTTCAGAAGTTGCAGATTGCTCTCGCTGGTCGTAACCTCTACATCCGCTTTCAATCTAAAACTGGAGATGCCATGGGCATGAACATGCTCTCAAAGGTGGGTTAATGTTTCCAATCAGTATAGACCAGTTGGGGGAAAAAGTGAAGTGAGAATTCAGGATGGAAAATTTAACAGATTGAACCAGCTCTAATCTCTGGCAGTGACTTGTGAGAGTGGAGGGTAGgagggaaaagaagagaaaaCAAGAATCTCTGTCTGAaagattccgacccaaaacaccgcctatccatgttctccagagatgctgcctaacacacactccaacactttgtcttttgtaaaccagtatttgtAGTTTCTTGATGTAGGAAAGAAAACAAGGAGGGTTTTGATGGGATAAAATGACAAATATTGTGCTCCTGATATTGACCGTGGGGGTCTGGTtttcttccatatcccaaagTTGTGCTGGTTGATTtattgtaaattaccccaagtgtAGATAGGTGGCAGGAGAATCGGAGTTAATGGACACGCAAGAGAGAATGGTAGGGAGCATATGACTAGTGCAAAGATGTAACTTAaggttatgtgataggagcaggtttcggccattcagcccatcaagtctactccgccattcaatcatggctgatctatctcctaacctcattctcctgccttctccccgtaaccccatactaatcaagaatctctcaatcttAGCCTTAAAATATctgttgacttggcttccacagccttctgtggcaaagaattccacagattcaacaccctctgacgaaagaaattccccctcatctccttcttgaaggaacatcctttaattctgaggttatggcctctagtcctaaactctcacactagaaacatagaaaataggtgcaggagtcggccattcggcccatgattcaatatgatcatggctgatcatccaaaattagtacaccGTTCCGacgttctccccacatcccttgatttccttagccccaagaactaaatctaacttaaAAAATATCCAGCAATGAGACTCGGGGTGTAACACCATCCACACCCATCAAACTTGCCCCTGAACCCCTTTACCATATGCCAGAGAGACCATGGGATCCAGGCAGGCCATAGGGAAATAACATGAAGCACATTGTTTACAGAGGACAGCTGTTTGAAAGAGAAAAAATCAACCGTCAAGATAAGCTCCAGAAAGATTCCCCTCTGAGGAAACACATGGGACATGGTGTGGAGAAATTAAGGTTCGGGTAGAGAGCGACTGAGAGATCATAGAAGGGAAGTGTTGCAGCCCAGAAATTTACCGTCATTCTTTCGGGAGGCCAATGGGGAGTGGGGAAGGGAACTTTCCAAACACACAGCTACAACTGTGGTAGCAGGCTATAACCAGAAGACAAACTGGTTTTATAataaactagtggaaacatcctctccatatccactctatcaaagcctttcactattcaataagcTTCAATGGGGTTCTTTCTTCccaccccatcatccttctaaactccagcgagtacaggcccagtaccgtcaaatgctcatcatatgttaacccactcattccgggatcatttttgtaaacctcctctgggccctctccagagccagcacatccttcctcagatatggtgctcaaaattgctcacaatattccaaatgcagcctgaccagcgccttggcTCTGTAGCAATTTATTGTTGCCTTCACCATTAATGGGACATCTTGTCTGTCTTTCTTCCCCCTCTGAACATTTAGGGCACAGAGAAGGCTCTTTCCCGATTGCAGGAGGAGTTTCCAGCTATGCAGATACTTGCAGTTAGTGGTAACTACTGCACTGACAAGAAATCTGCTGCCATCAACTGGATTGAAGGAAGGGGGAAGTCTGTAGTCTGTGAAGCGATCATTCCGGCTAAAGTTGTACGAGAGGTACATAAATGTGTACATCGTTCAGTTAAAGAATTttgcattgatttctctaattgtgCACTAATTCCATGTTTCCATTGTGAAATCTTCAAAACAACCTGGTCTATGTTTTATTTTCTTCAGACACTAAAGACCTCCACATACTCTCTTATTGAAGTGAATATCAACAAAAACCTAGTGGGCTCAGCAATGGCTGGTTGTCTTGGAGGTTACAATGCACATGCTGCAAACATTGTCACTGCTATTTATATTGCATGTGGCCAGGTGGGTACAGTGAtccttgattattttttttaatccattttttcCCCTCCTAATCATTGGATGCATCGGTTTTTTGTTTCAAACTTGTAATAACTGGCTGACCATTTATGGGGTCAGTGTTCAAATGTGTTTGTTTTTAGAGATAGTTTTTAGAGCGGTTTTCTGTAGTTGAGGGTCTTGTCCCAAACAAGTTAAGGCAGCAGTGATCTGTATCATCACATGGTTTTGTATCAAAAATCTCCTAACAGCACATTTATTGAATTTGAGCaaaaacaaagagctggaggaactctgctggtcaggcagcaaatgaACAGTCATATTTAGAGGAGTACCAGGACTAGCAGAGATGGGcagtatggacaaattgggccaaagggcctgtgcgtGATGTGTGACTATGATGCTGGTCTAAGAATGGCAGTACAGATGACAAGATTAAATAGCCCACATGTGTTTCCACGCCACCgtgccctgcacttccatgtgctttTACCATCAATGATCTCATTTACCAAGTGGTTTGCCTTTTAACTGGTGCTTTTGAACAGTTGCAGCTAAAAGCCTCCACCTTTCTGGATAATATGCTAATGAACACTGCCAAATTCTCTTACTGACTTGGACCATTGGAGAAACTTTGAAAGCTTGAAATTAATTTCGGAATGGCCGATTCATAATTATGCACTGATTTCGCTGTGCGGGCCACATAATTTTTAGGAATATAAACCAGGCCCTTATTGTGTCTCGGTCTCAGTCACTGGAATGATTCTTCAAAGTTTTATCAACTGACCATTTAATTAGTTAAACACTCTGATGTTTCCATTCCCCTGATAGTTTACTTTTTTTGGTCTTTCCTTTTGCTATCTTTAAGGAGTTgatgggggtgagggatgggaaaTTGAAGATTAATTTAGAAAATTCATCTAATCCATAATCCTAGATTTGGTCTGTTCAATTGGCAGTTTGCAAATACAAGCATTTTCTGCAATTCTCAGTCGGCATTCCCCTTTCGAATGTTTCAGGATCCCGCCCAAAATGTTGGAAGTTCAAATTGTATTACATTAATGGAATCGGCTGGCAGTTGTAGCGAAGATTTGTACATCAGTTGCACCATGCCATCCATAGAAGTTGGCACTGTTGGTGGAGGGACCAACTTGCGGCCGCAACAATCCTGTCTACAGGTGAGCATCTGTACTtctttgtacttttttttaacttaagtGTAGTATCGCCATTGAGCTATTATACACTTCTTGTACATCAGAAAAATAAAGTGGACATAGGGGGTGAATATTTCCAAAACATTTAATTATTCCAATGAAGTAAATGGAGATTATAGCATTCTCGCGGAGAAAAGTAATATTAATAGTATTTCACTTGGATATTCCAAAATAACGTCTTGACAATGGCTCATTGGCAAGTGATATTCACAGCCAGACATCTCGGAGGTTATTAATTTCATAGCGTACTTTGCAGTAATGCATGAGCATGGAtaagaggtttagaaggatatattgACTAAATATGAGCAAATTGGACCAGCTCAAGTAGAATGCTAGATTGGTATGGACGAAggagctgtttccgtgctgtatgactatattgaCGATGATATGAGGTAGCTGTTAATTGAGACTAGGAAAATGTTTCCAACTATTTAAGTAGTGATAGGGCAACTTGTATGTACACCGTAAGGCTGTGAGGTCATGACTTTGAGGCTTTGAGGCCTTGGCTTACCATTGAATCAAAATAATACTGTCCTTCATTACATGGACACATCATGGAGTGAGGCACAAACCATTTGTTTCATTGCATCAATAAACCACTCTAAACACCATGCCACAAGACCTACAACCTCATTCTTTTTTTGCTTTAAAGACCTGATGATTGACCATAGTTAGGAAATATGTGCTTACAACGTTTCCCTGAAAGCATGCCACTAGTTGCAAATTGTTGCGTTTAGAAATTAGTGTTTCACAGTATTACCCAGTGGGCTGTGCAGAGTTGCTTTTTCATTGAGCCACCCATCTTGTCATTGGCATTCCACCTATTCTATGATTGTACATTCCTATTTTTCCTGTAAATTCTACAgaatttaagatttttttaaattgcattgttTTGGAGAGAGAATACTCCTCAACTGCTGCATGGTGAACTCCAAGAATGATTAGTGCAACTCCTGCAGCAGGTGAAGAGGGTCAGGAACGTACTAGTCTAAAGACTGATTCAAATTATGGAAATGTCTTCCATTACTGATGCTGTTATAGTCCTGCCTAGTTGTGATAGACTATTGGAAATAGTTTGAAAGATGCATTAAGGCTTTATAAATTCCCTCTTTTTCTGATAGATGCTTGGAGTTCAGGGTGCAAGTAAGGGGAAACCTGGTGAAAATGCATGTCAACTAGCAGAGATTATTTGTGGAACAGTAATGGCGGGTGAGCTCTCTCTCATGGCAGCTTTGGCGGCGGGACACCTGGTGAAGAGCCACATGACCCACAACAGGTAAGttgacttgtgtaggaaggaactgcaggtgctggtttaaaccaaaaactctcacaaaaagctggactaactcagtgggttagacaacttctctggagaaaagggatagatgacgtctgaagaagggtctcaacccgaaaagtcacctattcctatttctccagagaagctggctgacccactgagttactccagctttatgtgtctgtcTTGGGTAAGTTGCCATTCCTTGCACTTCAACATAACGTTTTGGCATGGAAGAACGAATATTCAATCCATTTGTGTTATTCTCATGTTCCCACTGTGCTGAAACTTGTACCGAGGGTATTTTGCGATTGTGCATTTATTCAAGTAATTTGTATACGTTTGTGAAAAGTTGAGGCCCAGCATTGGTCCCTGTGGAATTCCACTAGCTTCATGTCATAAAGACCATTTTTCTTTGTTTTCCAGCCTAATTTCTATCCATTCCAATATTGCTTCCAACACCCTTGTTCTTTTATTTCCTTTTATGTTTTTAATGCATCAACTTATCGAATGCCTTTATCCATGACACTTGTAAtctctgggggggaaaaaagcattTTAAAAAACACATGGTCAAACCTTGCTTCCCTTTCACACCATGATAGCTTTGCATGTTTACCTTGCCTGTTTATTGAGTTGCATTTGCTGTTTTCCCAAACTGATAGGGT
This portion of the Leucoraja erinacea ecotype New England chromosome 3, Leri_hhj_1, whole genome shotgun sequence genome encodes:
- the hmgcra gene encoding 3-hydroxy-3-methylglutaryl-CoA reductase a isoform X2 — translated: MLSRLFRMHGLFVASHPWEVIVGTVTITICMMSMNMFTGNNQICGWNFECPKIEEEILSSDIIILTITRCFAILYIYFQFQNLRQLGSKYMLGIAGLFTIFSSFVFSTVVIHFLDKELTGLNEALPFFLLLIDLSKASALAKFALSSNCQDEVRENIARGMAILGPTFTLDALVECLVIGVGTMSGVRQLEIMCCFGCMSVLANYFVFMTFFPACVSLVLEVTRKSREGRPIWQLGHFARVLEEEEDNKPNPVTQRVKVIMSLGLVLVHAHSRWIAEPASEGSTLETPKSASGLDESMPRRIDPEVPLWQFYLSRMVSMDIEQVITLGLALFLAIKYIFFEQTETESTLSLKNPMSSSLVHTKNIDCCRNNIGTARLQSNGPVGDEFTSKENTDEVIKPIESSFPHSINHISKPNFMLGDFTPPSSSSSGTPEELDTELLLDPRPIEECLSILKNTEKGPKSLTDAEIILLVNAKYIPAYKLENMMETPERGVFIRRQLLAPKLPEPTALHLLPFRGYDYSLVIGSCCENVIGYVPVPVGVAGPLCLNGKEFQVPMATTEGCLVASTNRGCRAISLGGGARSCVLADGMTRGPVVRLPTACEAAEVKAWLESSDGFQIMKEMFDSTSRFARLQKLQIALAGRNLYIRFQSKTGDAMGMNMLSKGTEKALSRLQEEFPAMQILAVSGNYCTDKKSAAINWIEGRGKSVVCEAIIPAKVVRETLKTSTYSLIEVNINKNLVGSAMAGCLGGYNAHAANIVTAIYIACGQDPAQNVGSSNCITLMESAGSCSEDLYISCTMPSIEVGTVGGGTNLRPQQSCLQMLGVQGASKGKPGENACQLAEIICGTVMAGELSLMAALAAGHLVKSHMTHNRSKLNLQDLPGSCTKKAA
- the hmgcra gene encoding 3-hydroxy-3-methylglutaryl-CoA reductase a isoform X1; its protein translation is MSCDRCWYYVWCTSAGNHVLLWLHVSIGKLLRLHDILPSLCLPGIGAFPRKSREGRPIWQLGHFARVLEEEEDNKPNPVTQRVKVIMSLGLVLVHAHSRWIAEPASEGSTLETPKSASGLDESMPRRIDPEVPLWQFYLSRMVSMDIEQVITLGLALFLAIKYIFFEQTETESTLSLKNPMSSSLVHTKNIDCCRNNIGTARLQSNGPVGDEFTSKENTDEVIKPIESSFPHSINHISKPNFMLGDFTPPSSSSSGTPEELDTELLLDPRPIEECLSILKNTEKGPKSLTDAEIILLVNAKYIPAYKLENMMETPERGVFIRRQLLAPKLPEPTALHLLPFRGYDYSLVIGSCCENVIGYVPVPVGVAGPLCLNGKEFQVPMATTEGCLVASTNRGCRAISLGGGARSCVLADGMTRGPVVRLPTACEAAEVKAWLESSDGFQIMKEMFDSTSRFARLQKLQIALAGRNLYIRFQSKTGDAMGMNMLSKGTEKALSRLQEEFPAMQILAVSGNYCTDKKSAAINWIEGRGKSVVCEAIIPAKVVRETLKTSTYSLIEVNINKNLVGSAMAGCLGGYNAHAANIVTAIYIACGQDPAQNVGSSNCITLMESAGSCSEDLYISCTMPSIEVGTVGGGTNLRPQQSCLQMLGVQGASKGKPGENACQLAEIICGTVMAGELSLMAALAAGHLVKSHMTHNRSKLNLQDLPGSCTKKAA